The sequence GCCGATCTTCAGCGCACCACCCTCCCAGGAGCAGCGGATGTCGACCTCTGCCGACGGCTCGGTGAAGGGGAAGTGCGAGGCGCGGAAGCGCAGCTCGACGTCGTCCACCTCGAAGAAGGATTTGACGAATTCCTCCAGCACCCACTTGAGGTTCGCCATCGAGATGTCCTTGTCCAGCGCCAGGCCTTCGACCTGGTGGAACATCGGCGTGTGTGTCTGGTCATAGTCGGCGCGGTAAACGCCGCCCGGGCAGATGATGCGCAGGGGCGCGCCCATCTTTTCCATCGAGCGGATCTGCACCGGCGATGTATGGGTGCGCAGCACATGCGGCGGACGGTTGTCGCCTTCCGCACGGTGCATGTAGAACGTGTCCATCTCGGCGCGCGCCGGGTGGTGGCCCGGAATGTTCAGCGCATCGAAGTTGTACCAGTCGGTGTCAATCCGCGGCCCCTCAGCGACGGAGAAGCCCAGTTCGGCAAAGATCGCGGTGATCTCTTCCTGCACCTGGCTGATCGGATGCAGGCTGCCTTGGCGAGAGGGGCGCGACGGCAGGGTCACGTCCAGCCATTCAGTGCGCAGACGCTCATCCAGCGCGGCATCTTCCAGCCCCGCCTTCTTGGCTGCCAGCGCCGAGTTGATCTCATCCTTCAGCGCGTTCAGCGCCGGGCCCGCCACCTGGCGTTCCTCGGGGGTCATCTTGCCCAGCTCGCGCATCTTCAGCGCCACTTCGCCCTTCTTGCCGACCGCGGCAAGGCGGATCGCCTCCAGCGCCGCCTCGTCGGCGGCCTCTGCAATCTGACCCAGGTATTTGGCTTTAAGATCGTCCATCACGGCCCCTCGAATTCTGCTGATGCCCTGCTACCACAAGGGCGCGCGAAAGCAAGAGGGCGGCGGCGGAAGCCCGGCGGGTGTGTCGCCGCGGCGCGGCCGCGCCTGAAACCCTGCCCGTTTTGTGATACACTCAGGCAAATCTTTTCAGCAGCAGCGGAGGGCACAGCCATGGCACATGTGGATTGGTATATCGAGGGCCGCAGCTTCGGGAACTGCAACTGCAACTACGGCTGCCCCTGCCAGTTCGAAGATCTGCCCACCCACGGCAATTGCACCGGGTTCGAGGTGCTGCATATCGACAAGGGGCATTTTGGCGGGACCGACCTGACCGGCGCCCACTGCGCGTTGCTTTATGCCTGGCCCGGCCCGATCTACGAGGGCAAGGGCGCATTGCAGACGATCATCGACGACCGCGCCTCTGACGCCCAGCGCGCGGCGCTGGAAACCGTGCTTCTGGGCGGTGAAACGGATGAGGAAGCCACCCACTGGTGGGTGTTCCGCGCCATGTGCGACACCGTGCACGAGACGCTGATCAAGCGGATCGACTACGAGGTGGACATTGAAAACCGCACCGCCAGGCTGGATATCGACGGGCTGGTCACCTCCACCGGCCGCCCGATCCAGGCCCCGCACGGCGGCGGCCCGCACCGGGTCCGCATTGATATCCCCGGCGGTATCGAATTCACGCTTGCGGAAATAGGCAGCGCCTCCACCACATCCAACGCAGCGATCAAGCTGGACCTGGACGACAGCTATGGCCAATGGGCCGTCATCCGCCACGGCCCGCACGGGATTGCCGCCTGAGGCAGCCTCAGCTTAGAAGCATCCAAGCGCCCATGCCCGCCATCATCAGGTTTTCGGTGAGCGAAACAAACCCTAACGGCACCTCGCTGCTGCCGCCCATGCAGGCGCATTTCAGCTCCCGCTTGTCAATATAGACCGCTTTGAACACTGAAACCGCGCCAATGGTGCCGATCACCAGCGCCAGCGGCGCCGCCAGCCAGATCAGCACGCCCGCCAGCATCAGAAGGCCCGCCAGCCCTTCGGCGAAGGGATAGATATAGGCATAGGGCACAAACCGGCGCGCCAGCAGGTCATAGTTCAGGAACATGCTGGAGAAGCTTTCCACGTCGCGCAGCTTCTGCAGCGCCAGAAGGCACATGGAAACGGCGACAAACCATTGCAGCGTGCGCCCGCCCGCAAGCGTGCCAAAGGCAGCCCACTGCACCGCCAGCGCAATCCCCAGCGCCATGGCAAACAGCGCAATCACCGGCACATAGGTGGTCTCCCCCTCGGCGCGGACCGGGACGCCGAAATGGGCGCGCAGATCCTCATAGCCGCCAATCCGCTCGCCGCCGATATAGGTCTGCGGCGTGGTTTCGACCCCCGCCCGCGCCTGAAAGCGCTCAACCTCCTCGCGGGTGGTCAGCCGGTGATCCTCAACCTCAAGCCCTTTCCAGCGCAGCAGCGACTTTGACTTCAGCCCGTAGGGGCACAGATGGCCCGGCATATCCATCCGGTAGAGTTTTGCGGTGTTGCGTGCGGCATCCGTGTGCGCGGGGTCTGCGGCGGTCATTGCGTGCTCCTGTTCCGGTCCCGGCCAATGGGTTGGCGTCACCGGCTCAACGCCGTGCCCCCGCCCTAAAGTTCCGCCTGGTTTTCCCGGGTTCGCATACCGCGGCGGAGAAACGGCATTTGGGCCGCAAGAACGGCCTCTTAGCGCTTGCCAGACGGGTACTTGCATGCGCACTTTATCCCGCAGCTTCGAAATTCGGATATATCTTCATGCCTACGCATATGGACCGCACAACGCTGACCTGGAAGGTCACCCCTGACCTTCTCGGCGTCGTCGACGCCTCTGGCATCTTCACCGACACCAACCCCGCCTGGTACACCACGCTGGGCCTGCTGCCCGAGGACATCGAGACCCGCCAGTTCTTCCATTTTGTGCATCCGGACGACATCTCCCGGACAGAGGCTGCGTTTGAGCGGGTCAAGCACGGCCATCCGGTGCTGCAGTTCGAAAACCGCTACCGGCACAAGGACGGCTCCTACCGCTGGCTGTCCTGGAACGCGGTGCCGGAGGGGGACAGGTTCTTCTGCAGCGCCCGGGATGTCACCCGCGCCAAGGAAAACGAAGCCCATCTGGCCACGCGCGAGCAGGAGGCCCGTTTCCGCGAGCAGTTCATCGCGGTGCTGGGCCATGACCTGCGCAATCCGCTGTCGGCGGTCGGCGCGGCGCTGCGGCTGCTTGAGAACGAGCCGCAATCCGCCAAGGCGCTGGAGATCCTTTCCCTGGGCCGCCAGTCCGTCACCCGCATGTCGTCGCTGATCAACGACATTCTCGATTTCGCCCGCGCCCGCCTGGGCAATGGGATCGAGATCGGCCACCCCGAAAAGACAGACCTGCGGCCGGTGCTGAGCCAGACGGTAGAGGAGATCCGGCTGGCCAACCCGGACACGGATCTGCGCGAGGAGTACAGCTTCCAGGATCCGCTCGCCTGCGACCCGGAGCGCATGGCCCAGCTGGTGTCGAACCTGCTCTCGAATGCGGTCACGCATGGCACGCCGGGCAAACCGGTCACGGTGACCGCCAGTGACGACGGCGATAATTTCATCCTGTCCGTCGCCAATGCGGGCAAACCGATCCCGCAAGAGACGATGGACCTTCTGTTCGAACCCTTCACCCGCGCTGAGATGCGGGCCTCGCAGAACGGGCTGGGCCTGGGTCTGTTCATCGCCCAGCAGATCGCCAAGGGCCACGGCGGCCTGCTGACGGCGCAATCGGACGAACAGCAAACCGTGTTCACCCTGCGGATGCCCCGAAGCTGAGCAGCACCGACAAGGCTTTTGAATGAATTTCCACGCGCGCCCAGCCGGTTGCTTATTTAACGCAATTTGAAGATATCATTTTAAAGACGAATCCTAAAGTAGATGCGCAACCTCTGATTGTTCATCATTCAGCGAAAGGGATTGCAATGGACGGCGCATTCAGCAAGGAACTTCCGGTATTTTCCCAGAACGAGATCAAGGACCTCAAACAGAGCGGCGGCAAGTTCGTCAAGCACCACATGGGCGGCGGCGGCGGCAGCCGGTTCGACCATGTTTCCCTGCGCGAGTTGCGCCTCGAATCCGGCGAACTGATTGAAGCCATCATTCTCAACGGCGAGCGCCATGGCGGCAAGGGCAAGGATAAGAGCAACTCGGTCACTCTGTCGCCAGATGTTCTCGTCCAGGATATCGGCTACAGCGTAAGCGACGGCTTTCTCAGCGGGCTCCGGTTCCACTTTACAGATGGAACAACACTTCAGGGCGGCGTCCTGAATGACGAAAAACTGCTGTCTGCGGAACTGGGCTGCTCCCAGCAGGAACTGCTTGTGATCGCCTTGGGCGGCAGCAGCGGGAAGTTCCTCGATTCCCTCGATGCCGTCTGCGTGGTGGGCTACAGCAGAAGCACGGTCCTTGCCCGGGACGTCACCGCCATTGTCGGAGCGATCACACCCGGGATGGAGCTCTCCGAATATACCGAAGTTGCCTCCCGCAAAACGGAATCCTACGAACGCGCGCTGTCCCAGACCCACAGCGTGACAACCAGCGCCTCCGTTTCCGGCACCTATTACGTCACCGCCTCGGTGGAAACCGAATACGCTTACAAGTGGTCCGACGATAGGACGATCGGCCGGGACTTCGAAGAAGTGCTCGCAAGCAAAGCAACCCAGAATATCAGCGTGCCCGAGCACGCCTGGGCCTATCTGAAAGTCACCCGGGGCGACATTATCTCACCGGACGGGAGCCCGGACAAAAGCGTGTTCATTCCGTCCGGCAACAACGCAATCAACTACCGGCTGGCCGACGAACATTCATACACCAACCTGGCTGGGCACTATGACCTGAACGGCTATTGCGCAAATCTGCCTGCGGACCGTGTTTCGACACGGCTGGACGCAACCACCGGCCTGATGATCGTGGAATGCAGCTAGGGCTCCGCCGCTGCCGACTGTGCCCCAAAACAAGAAAGGCCGCTCCAGCTGGAGCGGCCTTTCCTGATTTCAGATCCGTCTGGAGCCTTAGGCTGCCAGCGCGTCCTGTGCCTGGCGCACGATCGCACCGAAGGCTTCGGGCTCGTGCACGGCCAGGTCGGCCAGAACCTTACGGTCCACTTCGATGCCGGCCAGGTTCAGGCCGTTGATGAAGCGGGAGTAGGTCAGCGCTTCGTCGTGCGAACGCACAGCCGCGTTGATCCGCTGGATCCACAGCGCGCGGAAGTTGCGCTTGCGGTTCTTACGGTCGCGGGTTGCGTACTGGTTCGCCTTGTCGACGGCCTGACGGGCAACCTTGAAGGTATTCTTGCGGCGGCCATAGTAACCTTTGGCTGCCTTGATGACCTTCTTGTGACGGGCGTGAGTCGTGGTACCACCTT is a genomic window of Leisingera caerulea DSM 24564 containing:
- the pheS gene encoding phenylalanine--tRNA ligase subunit alpha, producing the protein MDDLKAKYLGQIAEAADEAALEAIRLAAVGKKGEVALKMRELGKMTPEERQVAGPALNALKDEINSALAAKKAGLEDAALDERLRTEWLDVTLPSRPSRQGSLHPISQVQEEITAIFAELGFSVAEGPRIDTDWYNFDALNIPGHHPARAEMDTFYMHRAEGDNRPPHVLRTHTSPVQIRSMEKMGAPLRIICPGGVYRADYDQTHTPMFHQVEGLALDKDISMANLKWVLEEFVKSFFEVDDVELRFRASHFPFTEPSAEVDIRCSWEGGALKIGEGDDWMEILGSGMVHPKVIAAGGIDPEIYQGFAFGIGIDRLAMLKYGIPDLRAFFDSDLRWLRHYGFQSLDMPALHGGLSR
- a CDS encoding DUF1326 domain-containing protein, whose amino-acid sequence is MAHVDWYIEGRSFGNCNCNYGCPCQFEDLPTHGNCTGFEVLHIDKGHFGGTDLTGAHCALLYAWPGPIYEGKGALQTIIDDRASDAQRAALETVLLGGETDEEATHWWVFRAMCDTVHETLIKRIDYEVDIENRTARLDIDGLVTSTGRPIQAPHGGGPHRVRIDIPGGIEFTLAEIGSASTTSNAAIKLDLDDSYGQWAVIRHGPHGIAA
- a CDS encoding MauE/DoxX family redox-associated membrane protein codes for the protein MTAADPAHTDAARNTAKLYRMDMPGHLCPYGLKSKSLLRWKGLEVEDHRLTTREEVERFQARAGVETTPQTYIGGERIGGYEDLRAHFGVPVRAEGETTYVPVIALFAMALGIALAVQWAAFGTLAGGRTLQWFVAVSMCLLALQKLRDVESFSSMFLNYDLLARRFVPYAYIYPFAEGLAGLLMLAGVLIWLAAPLALVIGTIGAVSVFKAVYIDKRELKCACMGGSSEVPLGFVSLTENLMMAGMGAWMLLS
- a CDS encoding PAS domain-containing sensor histidine kinase; amino-acid sequence: MPTHMDRTTLTWKVTPDLLGVVDASGIFTDTNPAWYTTLGLLPEDIETRQFFHFVHPDDISRTEAAFERVKHGHPVLQFENRYRHKDGSYRWLSWNAVPEGDRFFCSARDVTRAKENEAHLATREQEARFREQFIAVLGHDLRNPLSAVGAALRLLENEPQSAKALEILSLGRQSVTRMSSLINDILDFARARLGNGIEIGHPEKTDLRPVLSQTVEEIRLANPDTDLREEYSFQDPLACDPERMAQLVSNLLSNAVTHGTPGKPVTVTASDDGDNFILSVANAGKPIPQETMDLLFEPFTRAEMRASQNGLGLGLFIAQQIAKGHGGLLTAQSDEQQTVFTLRMPRS
- a CDS encoding jacalin family lectin, giving the protein MDGAFSKELPVFSQNEIKDLKQSGGKFVKHHMGGGGGSRFDHVSLRELRLESGELIEAIILNGERHGGKGKDKSNSVTLSPDVLVQDIGYSVSDGFLSGLRFHFTDGTTLQGGVLNDEKLLSAELGCSQQELLVIALGGSSGKFLDSLDAVCVVGYSRSTVLARDVTAIVGAITPGMELSEYTEVASRKTESYERALSQTHSVTTSASVSGTYYVTASVETEYAYKWSDDRTIGRDFEEVLASKATQNISVPEHAWAYLKVTRGDIISPDGSPDKSVFIPSGNNAINYRLADEHSYTNLAGHYDLNGYCANLPADRVSTRLDATTGLMIVECS
- the rplT gene encoding 50S ribosomal protein L20 — translated: MSRVKGGTTTHARHKKVIKAAKGYYGRRKNTFKVARQAVDKANQYATRDRKNRKRNFRALWIQRINAAVRSHDEALTYSRFINGLNLAGIEVDRKVLADLAVHEPEAFGAIVRQAQDALAA